A genomic stretch from Helianthus annuus cultivar XRQ/B chromosome 1, HanXRQr2.0-SUNRISE, whole genome shotgun sequence includes:
- the LOC110939935 gene encoding uncharacterized protein LOC110939935 → MADASNVNDNDDVARQEAFENKVTEVAEGVMQANLPRLAQEVESRVLGVVDAMMTSKIEELKELIEGSRSKGKERRCTYKDFMACNPATYDGKIDPIACQRWISNIEAVFIRSRCDNEDKVMFATGQLTFQAKDWWDAHNKEIGEERLQTMTWQEFKDPFMKYHCPQSAVDKIQEDFLRLRQKNETINEISNTFLDKIKFCGEFVQTERMKINRFYGVLKAEFREFITPSKCETLDELINLARDREIEIKRQEERGEKRPNEKGGNSTPTKKGKYQEQGRKDKSKSGITPCKTCGKLHTGECLLGKKGCYKCGKEGHSSYQCPNSPKTCFNCFEKGHIKSECPKLQQESKKEDKKQEGSRAKGRMFQITSEEAKSHPNVISGVKEEGSSAKKTEGSQDRGKSST, encoded by the exons ATGGCTGATGCAAGCAACGTTAATGATAATGACGATGTGGCTAGACAAGAAGCGTTCGAGAACAAGGTTACGGAAGTAGCGGAAGGGGTTATGCAAGCCAATCTTCCACGGTTGGCTCAAGAGGTAGAAAGCCGAGTTCTGGGGGTTGTGGATGCTATGATGACCAGTAAGATCGAGGAACTGAAAGAACTAATTGAGGGGTCTAGAAGTAAAGGCAAGGAACGACGATGCACGTATAAAGACTTTATGGCGTGCAATCCGGCAACGTATGATGGTAAAATTGATCCGATCGCATGCCAAAGATGGATTTCAAATATAGAAGCGGTTTTCATTCGAAGTCGTTGTGATAACGAAGATAAGGTGATGTTCGCCACCGGCCAACTCACTTTTCAggcaaaagattggtgggatgcaCACAATAAAGAGATAGGTGAAGAAAGGCTCCAAACAATGACCTGGCAAGAGTTTAAGGATCCTTTCATGAAATATCACTGCCCTCAGTCCGCCGTTGATAAGATTCAAGAGGATTTCTTACGCCTCCGACAGAAGAACGAGACGATAAATGAGATATCAAACACCTTCTTGGATAAGATAAAGTTTTGTGGAGAGTTTGTGCAAACTGAAAGGATGAAGATTAACCGCTTTTATGGCGTGTTAAAGGCAGAATTTAGGGAATTCATCACTCCCTCGAAGTGTGAGACTCTTGATGAGCTCATCAATCTAGCGCGGGATAGAGAAATCGAGATCAAGAGGCAAGAAGAGCGTGGAGAAAAGAGACCCAATGAAAAAGGTGGAAATTCGACCCCGACCAAAAAGGGGAAGTATCAAGAGCAAGGAAGAAAGGATAAGTCGAAGAGTGGTATCACGCCGTGCAAGACTTGTGGAAAACTTCATACGGGGGAATGTTTGTTAGGCAAGAAAGGGTGTTACAAATGCGGTAAGGAGGGACACTCATCTTATCAATGTCCGAATAGCCCAAAAACTTGCTTCAACTGTttcgaaaaagggcacatcaaatCTGAGTGCCCGAAACTCCAGCAAGAGTCGAAGAAGGAAGATAAGAAACAAGAAGGTTCTAGGGCCAAGGGTAGAATGTTCCAAATTACATCCGAAGAAGCCAAGTCTCACCCGAATGTGATTTCAG gcgtgaaggaagaaggcTCAAGTGCTAAGAAAACGGAAGGttcacaagatcgag gtaaatcctcgacTTAG